Proteins from one Malaya genurostris strain Urasoe2022 chromosome 2, Malgen_1.1, whole genome shotgun sequence genomic window:
- the LOC131433117 gene encoding elongation of very long chain fatty acids protein AAEL008004-like translates to MALVLKSLYEYYNFYYHDAQDPRTTGLLLLNPPWMPVVLIASYLYFVRNLGPRIMANRKAFDLRWTMLLYNILQVIFNIYLACIGTKFMIEKRVSLFCEPVDRSYSVTAMKEVHFLHLYYLLKVFDLVDTIFFVLRKRQNRVSFLHVYHHTGMILGPFFYVRIYAGGHGAMLALINTYVHAIMYFYFFLTVYQPELSKNVRWKKFVTISQMVQFAGLVVYFGLPAVMNFECGISKFWHWTIMVQNFFMLVMFIDFYRKTYGRK, encoded by the exons ATGGCTCTTGTATTGAAGTCTCTATACGAGTATTATAATTTTTACTATCACGATGCGCAAG ATCCTCGAACAACTGGCCTGCTCCTGTTGAATCCTCCCTGGATGCCAGTCGTACTGATTGCTAGTTATTTGTACTTTGTTCGAAACCTCGGACCTAGAATAATGGCTAATCGGAAGGCTTTCGATCTCCGGTGGACAATGTTACTGTACAACATTCTACAAGTAATTTTCAACATTTACCTAGCTTGCATC GGTACAAAATTTATGATCGAAAAACGCGTATCTTTGTTTTGCGAACCGGTTGATCGTTCATACAGTGTTACGGCAATGAAGGAAGTGCATTTTTTGCATTTGTATTATCTGCTCAAAGTATTCGATTTGGTCGATACG ATATTCTTCGTACTTCGGAAAAGACAAAACCGCGTTTCGTTTCTTCATGTTTACCATCATACGGGAATGATATTGGGTCCGTTTTTCTACGTCCGAATATACGCCGGTGGACATGGAGCTATGCTTGCCCTGATTAACACCTACGTCCACGCAATTATGTACTTCTATTTCTTTTTGACTGTTTACCAACCAGAATTATCAAAAAATGTTCGTTGGAAAAAATTCGTCACAATTTCGCAAATGGTGCAATTTGCCGGGCTAGTGGTGTACTTTGGATTACCGGCGGTCATGAACTTTGAATGTGGCATATCAAAGTTCTGGCATTGGACTATTATGGTACAGAATTTCTTCATGCTAGTCATGTTCATCGACTTCTATCGGAAAACGTATGGGAGGAAATAA